In the Pseudoliparis swirei isolate HS2019 ecotype Mariana Trench chromosome 19, NWPU_hadal_v1, whole genome shotgun sequence genome, one interval contains:
- the LOC130209909 gene encoding zona pellucida sperm-binding protein 3-like has translation MMVFFWQRALLVSLAVAMSVYADMKLDWNRFCDIGVEGRSRADTSLFRLGNCFPTSFSATEAVFSVDFDCNFRRIVTGDRLMFTNDLTYSSSSDSDPQAFTHPVVCVYERPEDWYPRLHAPIFNTYGLGDLEFHFGLMNADFSGPAESTTFPLGSFIPIMASVAQEAHQPLLLFLEECVAATTPELQPESTLYPIIANEGCLVDSLVSRSKFERRQKSSEIHLSLQAFRFGLGEEVFIHCKLVAWDPNHQDNSKKACHYDQEHGWEQLDNSASRYLCACCDSDCKSRRVRSSASGKRGMAQKAVLGPLTITDVNY, from the exons ATGATGGTGTTCTTTTGGCAACGTGCTCTGCTTGTGAGCCTGGCTGTGGCCATGTCGGTGTATGCAG ACATGAAGCTGGACTGGAACCGATTCTGTGACATTGGTGTGGAGGGCAGGTCCCGGGCCGATACCTCGCTCTTCCGTCTGGGTAACTGCTTCCCCACCAGCTTCTCGGCCACCGAGGCTGTTTTCAGCGTGGACTTCGACTGTAACTTCAGGAGAATT GTAACTGGGGATCGCTTGATGTTCACCAACGATCTGACCTACAGTTCCTCTTCTGACTCTGACCCTCAGGCCTTCACTCACCCCGTTGTCTGTGTATATGAGAG gcCTGAAGACTGGTACCCGCGGCTTCATGCCCCAATTTTCAACACGTACGGTCTCGGAGATCTAGAGTTCCACTTTGGCCTCATGAATG ctgactTCTCCGGCCCAGCTGAATCTACTACCTTTCCTCTGGGCTCCTTTATCCCGATCATGGCTAGCGTGGCCCAGGAGGCCCATCAGCCCTTGCTGCTGTTTCTTGAGGAATGCGTAGCGGCTACCACACCGGAGCTGCAGCCTGAAAGCACTTTGTACCCGATAATCGCCAATGAGGG ATGTCTTGTGGACAGTCTGGTATCGCGCTCTAAATTCGAACGAAGGCAAAAATCCTCTGAAATCCACCTTTCCCTTCAAGCCTTTAGGTTTGGTCTCGGTGAAGAG GTGTTTATTCACTGTAAACTTGTGGCTTGGGATCCCAACCATCAGgacaacagcaagaaggcctgCCACTATGACCAAGAGCATGG CTGGGAGCAGTTGGACAACTCTGCCTCCCGCTATCTCTGTGCCTGCTGTGACTCTGACTGCAAGTCCAGGAGGGTCAGGAGTTCAGCATCAG ggAAGCGTGGAATGGCACAAAAAGCTGTCCTTGGGCCGCTGACTatcactgatgtgaattatTGA